The Deinococcus puniceus genome segment TCACGCGCACGCTGCTGCACACGCCGCCTGCCCGCACGGTGGCTTTTCATGTCACCACCTACGAGGAAGTGGGGCACGGAGCCGCCACCGGGATTCCGCCGCACACCGACGAACTGATTGCGGTAGATATGGCCGCCATAGGCGACGGGCAAACCAGCAGCGAACACCACGTGACGCTGTGTGTGGCCGATTCGGGCGGCCCCTACGACCACGAGTTGGGCAACCGCATCCGGGCAGCAGCGGCACGGGCCGGAATAGCCCTGCGTGTGGATATGTACCCTTTTTACGCCAGCGACGGCACCGCAGCTTGGCGGGCAGGCGGAGACTATCCGGTGGCCCTAATCGGCCCCGGCGTAGACGCCAGCCACGCCTACGAGCGCACGCATACGGACTCGCTGGCGGCGACGGGGGCGCTGATGTTGGCGTATATGGGTGGGGGCTGAAGGGCGTCTATAGGTCTAGGAAGGGCAATCGCTGGCGCTCATTCACCCCCTCTACTGCGTAGCTCTGCGAGTCCCAGCCTCCCCCCTCAAGGGTGAGGAGCGAAAACCAAGATGCTAGGTTTTGCCCTCGCCCCTTACGAGACCCTTAGACACCCTCCCACACCACCGGAAACGCCCCTTCACTCCAGCACGTAGCCTGCGGCCACAGCCCTGTATTCCTGCACGGCGGCAGCGGCCCAAGCCTCATCTTTGCCCAATTCTTCGGCCAGAATTGCTGCTGTGCGGGGCGCGGCGTCCATGCTGGCGCGGGCATTCAGCAGCAGGGCGCGGGTGCGGCGAGACAGCAGGTCTTCTACGGTGCGTGCCCCTTCCATGCGAATCCCCCAGCGCAGTTCGGCCTCACTGTAGGGCAAGTCGGGGTGAAGCTGAATTCCGGCGTCTGGCATGGCCTGAATGCGTTCGGCGTCGGTGCCGTAGACCTTCCAATGGTCTGGCCTTTCTTCGTCGCTCCAGCCGTGCAGTTTCAGCTTGGGCGTCAGCGTCAGGCGTTCGGGCAAGCCCGCCAATCCCTCGGCGCGGGTCACGGTGTCTTCTCCCATGCGGCGGTAAGTCGTCCATTTGCCGCCCGTCAGGGTGATCAGGCCGCCTTCCGAAATCCGGATGATGTGATCGCGGCTGATGGCCTTGGTGTCGGCCCCGCCTTCCGGCTTGACCAACGGGCGCAGGCCCGCGTACACGCTGCGAACATCGGCGCGGGTGGGCGCGGGCGAAAGGTAGCGGGCCGCCGTATTCAGAATAAATTCCACTTCTTCGGCCAACGCCCTCGGCTCGAAACTGGCGCTGGGCACGGCGGTATCGGTGGTGCCGATGACCACGTGATCGTGCCACGGCACCGCGAACAGTACCCGTCCGTCATCGGTGCGCGGAATCATGACGGCGCTGTCTCCGGGCAGGAATTTGCGGTCTACGACGATATGTACGCCCTGACTCGGAGACAACATATCGGGCGCGTCGGGCGCGTCCATGCGCCGGATTTCGTCCACCCACACACCCGTCGCGTTCACCACAGCTTTGGCGCGCACCTCGTGTTCCTGCCCCGTTTCAGCGTCGCGGAAGCGTGCGCCGACCACTTTGCCATCTTCTTTGATCAGACCTGTGACTGGGGCATGGTTCAGCGCCACGCCGCCGTGATTTTCTAGGGTTCGCAGCAGCGTAATCGCCAGCCGCGCATCATCGAATTGGCCGTCG includes the following:
- a CDS encoding glycerol-3-phosphate dehydrogenase/oxidase; the protein is MSSVPADPRIAVLQATTTASQWDILVIGGGASGLGTAVEAATRGHSVLLLEAHDYAKGTSSRSTKLVHGGVRYLAQGNVSLVREALRERGLLRQNAPHLVRDLGFVVPAYDWWAGPFYGIGLKLYDVLAGKLNLGTSKNLTREAALKRTPTLQPEGLMGGILYFDGQFDDARLAITLLRTLENHGGVALNHAPVTGLIKEDGKVVGARFRDAETGQEHEVRAKAVVNATGVWVDEIRRMDAPDAPDMLSPSQGVHIVVDRKFLPGDSAVMIPRTDDGRVLFAVPWHDHVVIGTTDTAVPSASFEPRALAEEVEFILNTAARYLSPAPTRADVRSVYAGLRPLVKPEGGADTKAISRDHIIRISEGGLITLTGGKWTTYRRMGEDTVTRAEGLAGLPERLTLTPKLKLHGWSDEERPDHWKVYGTDAERIQAMPDAGIQLHPDLPYSEAELRWGIRMEGARTVEDLLSRRTRALLLNARASMDAAPRTAAILAEELGKDEAWAAAAVQEYRAVAAGYVLE